One Gossypium raimondii isolate GPD5lz chromosome 3, ASM2569854v1, whole genome shotgun sequence genomic window carries:
- the LOC105793995 gene encoding uncharacterized protein LOC105793995 isoform X6, with product MKRLRECIEEVTKFSLQSHINKSLNFELQLSPEFCSNLLLDSDPIDPNPDISKGVPSYPLYKHLALALNQSIVSGFICSRQGNSALMRDEISSEQTEKWNKLVSTKGLELINIMNTIDFELHVQEPFFSMSRDGFKTIEGWCAVGKYNNIEPGSMILLNKCLVLEVQDVRHYATFSKMLEAESISQVLPGVKSTEEAGLQTYRKFYTEEEERSYGVIAICVSNLVVQPAILLASILSELSHEGVQSLLGLAHTTGTISDALPPPKSTLLSSFMLSYNPDVKGSTLTHGARALAKHINRSSNKYWGNLNGSVLSFQIQIKINSQWELLWI from the exons ATGAAGAGATTAAGGGAATGCATAGAAGAAGTAACGAAGTTCAGTCTACAATCTCACATTAACAAATCCCTCAATTTTGAACTTCAACTCTCCCCTGAGTTCTGCTCCAACCTCCTCCTCGATTCCGACCCCATCGATCCCAATCCAG ATATTTCAAAAGGAGTTCCTTCATATCCTTTATACAAACATCTGGCATTGGCTTTGAACCAATCCATAGTTTCCGGGTTCATTTGCAGTAGACAAGGCAATTCAGCATTAATGCGCGATGAGATTTCTTCTGAACAGACAGAAAAGTGGAATAAGTTGGTTTCAACTAAAGGActtgaattgataaat ATTATGAATACCATAGACTTCGAACTTCATGTTCAGGAGCCCTTCTTTTCAATGTCAAGAg ATGGCTTTAAGACAATTGAAGGATGGTGTGCTGTTGGCAAATACAATAA tattgaACCAGGTTCTATGATCCTTTTGAATAAATGTCTGGTGCTTGAAGTTCAG GATGTTCGTCATTATGCTACATTTTCTAAGATGTTAGAGGCTGAAAGCATTTCTCAAGTCCTTCCTGGAGTTAAATCCACTGAAGAAG cAGGTTTGCAAACATATAGGAAATTTTATACAGAGGAAGAGGAAAGGTCTTATGGAGTCATTGCTATCTGTGTTTCTAATTTGGTGGTTCAGCCTGCTATCTTGTTGGCTAGCATACTATCC GAACTGAGTCATGAAGGTGTTCAAAGTCTTTTGGGTCTTGCGCATACTACTGGAACAATTAGTGATGCACTCCCCCCACCAAAATCAACACTTCTCTCATCATTCATGTTGTCATATAATCCAGAT GTCAAAGGCAGTACCCTAACTCACGGAGCTAGGGCTTTGGCTAAGCACATCAATCGAAGTAGCAATAAGTACTGGGGTAATTTAAATGGAAGTG TTCTATCTTTCcagattcaaataaaaataaactcgCAATGGGAGTTATTATGGATTTGA
- the LOC105793995 gene encoding uncharacterized protein LOC105793995 isoform X1 encodes MKRLRECIEEVTKFSLQSHINKSLNFELQLSPEFCSNLLLDSDPIDPNPDISKGVPSYPLYKHLALALNQSIVSGFICSRQGNSALMRDEISSEQTEKWNKLVSTKGLELINIMNTIDFELHVQEPFFSMSRDGFKTIEGWCAVGKYNNIEPGSMILLNKCLVLEVQDVRHYATFSKMLEAESISQVLPGVKSTEEAGLQTYRKFYTEEEERSYGVIAICVSNLVVQPAILLASILSELSHEGVQSLLGLAHTTGTISDALPPPKSTLLSSFMLSYNPDVKGSTLTHGARALAKHINRSSNKYWGNLNGSDSNKNKLAMGVIMDLISNSCWLNMYTVQPHGDVFEIRVAEGYGARWSKDGYKFIGFLEPYMDDGHLKGWKH; translated from the exons ATGAAGAGATTAAGGGAATGCATAGAAGAAGTAACGAAGTTCAGTCTACAATCTCACATTAACAAATCCCTCAATTTTGAACTTCAACTCTCCCCTGAGTTCTGCTCCAACCTCCTCCTCGATTCCGACCCCATCGATCCCAATCCAG ATATTTCAAAAGGAGTTCCTTCATATCCTTTATACAAACATCTGGCATTGGCTTTGAACCAATCCATAGTTTCCGGGTTCATTTGCAGTAGACAAGGCAATTCAGCATTAATGCGCGATGAGATTTCTTCTGAACAGACAGAAAAGTGGAATAAGTTGGTTTCAACTAAAGGActtgaattgataaat ATTATGAATACCATAGACTTCGAACTTCATGTTCAGGAGCCCTTCTTTTCAATGTCAAGAg ATGGCTTTAAGACAATTGAAGGATGGTGTGCTGTTGGCAAATACAATAA tattgaACCAGGTTCTATGATCCTTTTGAATAAATGTCTGGTGCTTGAAGTTCAG GATGTTCGTCATTATGCTACATTTTCTAAGATGTTAGAGGCTGAAAGCATTTCTCAAGTCCTTCCTGGAGTTAAATCCACTGAAGAAG cAGGTTTGCAAACATATAGGAAATTTTATACAGAGGAAGAGGAAAGGTCTTATGGAGTCATTGCTATCTGTGTTTCTAATTTGGTGGTTCAGCCTGCTATCTTGTTGGCTAGCATACTATCC GAACTGAGTCATGAAGGTGTTCAAAGTCTTTTGGGTCTTGCGCATACTACTGGAACAATTAGTGATGCACTCCCCCCACCAAAATCAACACTTCTCTCATCATTCATGTTGTCATATAATCCAGAT GTCAAAGGCAGTACCCTAACTCACGGAGCTAGGGCTTTGGCTAAGCACATCAATCGAAGTAGCAATAAGTACTGGGGTAATTTAAATGGAAGTG attcaaataaaaataaactcgCAATGGGAGTTATTATGGATTTGATCAGTAATTCTTGCTGGTTGAATATGTATACTGTTCAACCCCATGGTGATGTCTTTGAGATAAGGGTTGCTGAAGGGTACGGTGCACGCTGGTCAAAGGACGGTTATAAG TTCATTGGATTTCTAGAACCGTACATGGATGATGGTCACTTAAAGGGATGGAAACATTGA
- the LOC105793995 gene encoding uncharacterized protein LOC105793995 isoform X2, which yields MKRLRECIEEVTKFSLQSHINKSLNFELQLSPEFCSNLLLDSDPIDPNPDISKGVPSYPLYKHLALALNQSIVSGFICSRQGNSALMRDEISSEQTEKWNKLVSTKGLELINIMNTIDFELHVQEPFFSMSRDGFKTIEGWCAVGKYNNIEPGSMILLNKCLVLEVQDVRHYATFSKMLEAESISQVLPGVKSTEEGLQTYRKFYTEEEERSYGVIAICVSNLVVQPAILLASILSELSHEGVQSLLGLAHTTGTISDALPPPKSTLLSSFMLSYNPDVKGSTLTHGARALAKHINRSSNKYWGNLNGSDSNKNKLAMGVIMDLISNSCWLNMYTVQPHGDVFEIRVAEGYGARWSKDGYKFIGFLEPYMDDGHLKGWKH from the exons ATGAAGAGATTAAGGGAATGCATAGAAGAAGTAACGAAGTTCAGTCTACAATCTCACATTAACAAATCCCTCAATTTTGAACTTCAACTCTCCCCTGAGTTCTGCTCCAACCTCCTCCTCGATTCCGACCCCATCGATCCCAATCCAG ATATTTCAAAAGGAGTTCCTTCATATCCTTTATACAAACATCTGGCATTGGCTTTGAACCAATCCATAGTTTCCGGGTTCATTTGCAGTAGACAAGGCAATTCAGCATTAATGCGCGATGAGATTTCTTCTGAACAGACAGAAAAGTGGAATAAGTTGGTTTCAACTAAAGGActtgaattgataaat ATTATGAATACCATAGACTTCGAACTTCATGTTCAGGAGCCCTTCTTTTCAATGTCAAGAg ATGGCTTTAAGACAATTGAAGGATGGTGTGCTGTTGGCAAATACAATAA tattgaACCAGGTTCTATGATCCTTTTGAATAAATGTCTGGTGCTTGAAGTTCAG GATGTTCGTCATTATGCTACATTTTCTAAGATGTTAGAGGCTGAAAGCATTTCTCAAGTCCTTCCTGGAGTTAAATCCACTGAAGAAG GTTTGCAAACATATAGGAAATTTTATACAGAGGAAGAGGAAAGGTCTTATGGAGTCATTGCTATCTGTGTTTCTAATTTGGTGGTTCAGCCTGCTATCTTGTTGGCTAGCATACTATCC GAACTGAGTCATGAAGGTGTTCAAAGTCTTTTGGGTCTTGCGCATACTACTGGAACAATTAGTGATGCACTCCCCCCACCAAAATCAACACTTCTCTCATCATTCATGTTGTCATATAATCCAGAT GTCAAAGGCAGTACCCTAACTCACGGAGCTAGGGCTTTGGCTAAGCACATCAATCGAAGTAGCAATAAGTACTGGGGTAATTTAAATGGAAGTG attcaaataaaaataaactcgCAATGGGAGTTATTATGGATTTGATCAGTAATTCTTGCTGGTTGAATATGTATACTGTTCAACCCCATGGTGATGTCTTTGAGATAAGGGTTGCTGAAGGGTACGGTGCACGCTGGTCAAAGGACGGTTATAAG TTCATTGGATTTCTAGAACCGTACATGGATGATGGTCACTTAAAGGGATGGAAACATTGA
- the LOC105793995 gene encoding uncharacterized protein LOC105793995 isoform X3 — MKRLRECIEEVTKFSLQSHINKSLNFELQLSPEFCSNLLLDSDPIDPNPDISKGVPSYPLYKHLALALNQSIVSGFICSRQGNSALMRDEISSEQTEKWNKLVSTKGLELINIMNTIDFELHVQEPFFSMSRGSMILLNKCLVLEVQDVRHYATFSKMLEAESISQVLPGVKSTEEAGLQTYRKFYTEEEERSYGVIAICVSNLVVQPAILLASILSELSHEGVQSLLGLAHTTGTISDALPPPKSTLLSSFMLSYNPDVKGSTLTHGARALAKHINRSSNKYWGNLNGSDSNKNKLAMGVIMDLISNSCWLNMYTVQPHGDVFEIRVAEGYGARWSKDGYKFIGFLEPYMDDGHLKGWKH, encoded by the exons ATGAAGAGATTAAGGGAATGCATAGAAGAAGTAACGAAGTTCAGTCTACAATCTCACATTAACAAATCCCTCAATTTTGAACTTCAACTCTCCCCTGAGTTCTGCTCCAACCTCCTCCTCGATTCCGACCCCATCGATCCCAATCCAG ATATTTCAAAAGGAGTTCCTTCATATCCTTTATACAAACATCTGGCATTGGCTTTGAACCAATCCATAGTTTCCGGGTTCATTTGCAGTAGACAAGGCAATTCAGCATTAATGCGCGATGAGATTTCTTCTGAACAGACAGAAAAGTGGAATAAGTTGGTTTCAACTAAAGGActtgaattgataaat ATTATGAATACCATAGACTTCGAACTTCATGTTCAGGAGCCCTTCTTTTCAATGTCAAGAg GTTCTATGATCCTTTTGAATAAATGTCTGGTGCTTGAAGTTCAG GATGTTCGTCATTATGCTACATTTTCTAAGATGTTAGAGGCTGAAAGCATTTCTCAAGTCCTTCCTGGAGTTAAATCCACTGAAGAAG cAGGTTTGCAAACATATAGGAAATTTTATACAGAGGAAGAGGAAAGGTCTTATGGAGTCATTGCTATCTGTGTTTCTAATTTGGTGGTTCAGCCTGCTATCTTGTTGGCTAGCATACTATCC GAACTGAGTCATGAAGGTGTTCAAAGTCTTTTGGGTCTTGCGCATACTACTGGAACAATTAGTGATGCACTCCCCCCACCAAAATCAACACTTCTCTCATCATTCATGTTGTCATATAATCCAGAT GTCAAAGGCAGTACCCTAACTCACGGAGCTAGGGCTTTGGCTAAGCACATCAATCGAAGTAGCAATAAGTACTGGGGTAATTTAAATGGAAGTG attcaaataaaaataaactcgCAATGGGAGTTATTATGGATTTGATCAGTAATTCTTGCTGGTTGAATATGTATACTGTTCAACCCCATGGTGATGTCTTTGAGATAAGGGTTGCTGAAGGGTACGGTGCACGCTGGTCAAAGGACGGTTATAAG TTCATTGGATTTCTAGAACCGTACATGGATGATGGTCACTTAAAGGGATGGAAACATTGA
- the LOC105793995 gene encoding uncharacterized protein LOC105793995 isoform X4: MKRLRECIEEVTKFSLQSHINKSLNFELQLSPEFCSNLLLDSDPIDPNPDISKGVPSYPLYKHLALALNQSIVSGFICSRQGNSALMRDEISSEQTEKWNKLVSTKGLELINIMNTIDFELHVQEPFFSMSRDGFKTIEGWCAVGKYNNIEPGSMILLNKCLVLEVQDVRHYATFSKMLEAESISQVLPGVKSTEEAGLQTYRKFYTEEEERSYGVIAICVSNLVVQPAILLASILSVKGSTLTHGARALAKHINRSSNKYWGNLNGSDSNKNKLAMGVIMDLISNSCWLNMYTVQPHGDVFEIRVAEGYGARWSKDGYKFIGFLEPYMDDGHLKGWKH, translated from the exons ATGAAGAGATTAAGGGAATGCATAGAAGAAGTAACGAAGTTCAGTCTACAATCTCACATTAACAAATCCCTCAATTTTGAACTTCAACTCTCCCCTGAGTTCTGCTCCAACCTCCTCCTCGATTCCGACCCCATCGATCCCAATCCAG ATATTTCAAAAGGAGTTCCTTCATATCCTTTATACAAACATCTGGCATTGGCTTTGAACCAATCCATAGTTTCCGGGTTCATTTGCAGTAGACAAGGCAATTCAGCATTAATGCGCGATGAGATTTCTTCTGAACAGACAGAAAAGTGGAATAAGTTGGTTTCAACTAAAGGActtgaattgataaat ATTATGAATACCATAGACTTCGAACTTCATGTTCAGGAGCCCTTCTTTTCAATGTCAAGAg ATGGCTTTAAGACAATTGAAGGATGGTGTGCTGTTGGCAAATACAATAA tattgaACCAGGTTCTATGATCCTTTTGAATAAATGTCTGGTGCTTGAAGTTCAG GATGTTCGTCATTATGCTACATTTTCTAAGATGTTAGAGGCTGAAAGCATTTCTCAAGTCCTTCCTGGAGTTAAATCCACTGAAGAAG cAGGTTTGCAAACATATAGGAAATTTTATACAGAGGAAGAGGAAAGGTCTTATGGAGTCATTGCTATCTGTGTTTCTAATTTGGTGGTTCAGCCTGCTATCTTGTTGGCTAGCATACTATCC GTCAAAGGCAGTACCCTAACTCACGGAGCTAGGGCTTTGGCTAAGCACATCAATCGAAGTAGCAATAAGTACTGGGGTAATTTAAATGGAAGTG attcaaataaaaataaactcgCAATGGGAGTTATTATGGATTTGATCAGTAATTCTTGCTGGTTGAATATGTATACTGTTCAACCCCATGGTGATGTCTTTGAGATAAGGGTTGCTGAAGGGTACGGTGCACGCTGGTCAAAGGACGGTTATAAG TTCATTGGATTTCTAGAACCGTACATGGATGATGGTCACTTAAAGGGATGGAAACATTGA
- the LOC105793995 gene encoding uncharacterized protein LOC105793995 isoform X5, with the protein MKRLRECIEEVTKFSLQSHINKSLNFELQLSPEFCSNLLLDSDPIDPNPDISKGVPSYPLYKHLALALNQSIVSGFICSRQGNSALMRDEISSEQTEKWNKLVSTKGLELINIMNTIDFELHVQEPFFSMSRDGFKTIEGWCAVGKYNNIEPGSMILLNKCLVLEVQDVRHYATFSKMLEAESISQVLPGVKSTEEGLQTYRKFYTEEEERSYGVIAICVSNLVVQPAILLASILSVKGSTLTHGARALAKHINRSSNKYWGNLNGSDSNKNKLAMGVIMDLISNSCWLNMYTVQPHGDVFEIRVAEGYGARWSKDGYKFIGFLEPYMDDGHLKGWKH; encoded by the exons ATGAAGAGATTAAGGGAATGCATAGAAGAAGTAACGAAGTTCAGTCTACAATCTCACATTAACAAATCCCTCAATTTTGAACTTCAACTCTCCCCTGAGTTCTGCTCCAACCTCCTCCTCGATTCCGACCCCATCGATCCCAATCCAG ATATTTCAAAAGGAGTTCCTTCATATCCTTTATACAAACATCTGGCATTGGCTTTGAACCAATCCATAGTTTCCGGGTTCATTTGCAGTAGACAAGGCAATTCAGCATTAATGCGCGATGAGATTTCTTCTGAACAGACAGAAAAGTGGAATAAGTTGGTTTCAACTAAAGGActtgaattgataaat ATTATGAATACCATAGACTTCGAACTTCATGTTCAGGAGCCCTTCTTTTCAATGTCAAGAg ATGGCTTTAAGACAATTGAAGGATGGTGTGCTGTTGGCAAATACAATAA tattgaACCAGGTTCTATGATCCTTTTGAATAAATGTCTGGTGCTTGAAGTTCAG GATGTTCGTCATTATGCTACATTTTCTAAGATGTTAGAGGCTGAAAGCATTTCTCAAGTCCTTCCTGGAGTTAAATCCACTGAAGAAG GTTTGCAAACATATAGGAAATTTTATACAGAGGAAGAGGAAAGGTCTTATGGAGTCATTGCTATCTGTGTTTCTAATTTGGTGGTTCAGCCTGCTATCTTGTTGGCTAGCATACTATCC GTCAAAGGCAGTACCCTAACTCACGGAGCTAGGGCTTTGGCTAAGCACATCAATCGAAGTAGCAATAAGTACTGGGGTAATTTAAATGGAAGTG attcaaataaaaataaactcgCAATGGGAGTTATTATGGATTTGATCAGTAATTCTTGCTGGTTGAATATGTATACTGTTCAACCCCATGGTGATGTCTTTGAGATAAGGGTTGCTGAAGGGTACGGTGCACGCTGGTCAAAGGACGGTTATAAG TTCATTGGATTTCTAGAACCGTACATGGATGATGGTCACTTAAAGGGATGGAAACATTGA